One Cryomorphaceae bacterium DNA segment encodes these proteins:
- a CDS encoding rhodanese-like domain-containing protein gives MRILKLFGFTSRSEKIERALEKGAIIVDVRTPQEFKHGHIKGALNIPLDRISSQAGKLAAKNKVIITTCRSGARSASAAAMLRSAGMDAINGGAWTSLRGMVHPNTKKAS, from the coding sequence ATGCGTATTCTTAAATTGTTCGGGTTTACATCCCGAAGTGAAAAAATTGAAAGAGCCCTCGAAAAAGGAGCCATAATAGTAGATGTACGAACTCCCCAGGAGTTTAAGCACGGGCACATCAAAGGTGCGCTGAATATTCCACTGGACCGCATTTCATCGCAGGCGGGGAAGCTGGCTGCCAAAAACAAAGTCATCATCACTACCTGCCGCAGTGGCGCCCGAAGCGCTTCGGCTGCCGCCATGCTCAGATCGGCAGGAATGGATGCCATCAACGGCGGTGCCTGGACCAGCTTGCGAGGCATGGTACACCCGAATACCAAAAAGGCTTCGTAA